Genomic DNA from Cytophagia bacterium CHB2:
CCAACATCGAATAGAGCTTGCGGCGCGTGATGCCCAGCAATTTCGCGGCGCGGCTCTTGTTGCCTCCCGCCTTTTCAATTGCGCGATGAATTAACCGCCGTTCCATATCTTCCAGGTTGATGCCTTCTTCCGGAATATCAAATGAGGTGGGCAGTTTTTGAATACCCTGAATGTGCGGCGGCAAATCCGTCACGGTGATCGCCTGATCGCCCGCCATGATCAGTGAGCGTTCAATGACGTTTTCCAGTTCACGCACATTTCCCGGCCACATGTACAGGCGCAGCTTTTCCATGGCCTCCGCTGTTATGGCCTCGGGATTCTTGCCGGCCTTGGCGAGAAAGTGGCTGATGAGATCGGGGAGATCTTCCAGGCGGCGGCGCAACGAGGGAATCGTGATGGGAAAAACATTGATGCGATAGTAAAAATCCTCGCGAATCATACCACTTTTCAATCCGGTTTCAAGATCGCGATTGGTGGCCGCAATCGTGCGGCTGCGGATGGCGATCGGCTCGGTGCCGCCGAGATGAATGATCTGGCGGTTTTGCAGGGCGCGCAGCAACTTCACTTGAATTGCCGGCGTGATTTCGCCGATCTCATCGAGAAAAATAGTGCCCTCGCCTGCCACCTCGAACAGGCCGGGCTTGCGTTTGTCCGCTCCCGTGAATGCACCTTTTTCATAACCGAACAATTCACTTTCCAGCAAATTCTCCGGCAGGGCGGCGCAGTTGATCGTCACAAACGGCCTGTCCGCACGCGGACTGAGATAATGTATTGCCTGCGCCACTAGTTCTTTGCCTGTGCCGCTCTCGCCGCGAATCAAAACCGTGGCATCGCTGGGCGCGACTTTGTGAATCATTTTGTAGACTTCCTGCATCGCGCCGCTTTTGCCGATCATGTTTTCCACGGCATAGCGTTGCTTCAATTCGTTTTTGAGCGAGCGGTTCTCTTCCACCAGGGCGTTGCGGTCGGCCAGCCGCCGGATCTTGAGTTTCAACTCATCCAGCTCGAATGGTTTGATGATGTAATCGTAGGCGCCGTTTTTCATCGCATCCACCGCTGTCTGCGCTGTGGCGTAAGCCGTCATCAAAATCACCTCGCACTGCGGGTGGCGCTGTTTGGCTAAGCGCAGAACTTCCATTCCGCCAGGCTCGCCCATTTTCAAATCCGTGAGAACAAGCTCGAAGGCGTGCGTATCGAGCGCGTTGATCGCGGCAGTGCCGCTCGTTGCCGTGGCAATGGCATAGCCTTCCGGCTCCAACGCAGCCTTGAGCACAGCGCACATGCGCGCTTCGTCATCGACAATCAAAATACGATAATCGTTCATCTGGTTTCTGGTTTCTGGTTTCTGGTTGCTGGTTGCTGGTTACTCGTCGTCCGGCGATGCGATCGTGGGAAAATTCTCCTACAGCCACTGTCGTGATGACTTGCTTTAATCATCCCGGCAGCCAAATATGCATGGTTGTTCCCTTGCCTTTTTGGGATTCGGCTTCGAGACGGCCTCTGTGTTTTTCAATTAGTTGTTTGGAAACCGCAAGGCCGAGTCCGGAGCCGTGGGTTTTTGTGGTGAAGAATGGCTCGAAAATTTTTTCAGGCGCGACCGGCAGCCCCGGCCCGCTGTCACGCACGCTGAGATGAACGTGTTTTTGATCCGGGCGCAAGTCTTCGAGAGTCACCTCGATTATGCCGGCGCCGCTCACCGCCTGCGCCGCATTCAAAAACAAATTCATCAATATTTGCGTCAAAGCGTCTTCGTCAAAATTCATGACAATGCTCTGCGGCATGGCGTCGAAACGCCAACTAATGTCCGCGGCATGATCTTGATTGCGCGCCCGGGCCAGGGCCTGCGACACGGTTTGCACGAGATCGCCGGGCCGCAACACCAGCTCGCGATCGCGCGCGAACGCCAAAAAATCATTCACCAAGCGGCTCAAGCGCCGCACTTCGGACGGTATAAATTCGAATAACTCGTCGGGCTGCGTTTTGCTGTCATATTTTTGGCGCAGAACTTCTGCGGTATTTTTAATGATGCTGAGCGGATTGCGGATTTCGTGCGCGACCGTTGCCGTCATTTGCCCCATTGCTGCCAACCGTTCCGAACGGCGCAAGTCTTCTTGTGTGCGCAGGAACAACGAAATAGCGCTGGCCAAAAAAATGGCAAAGAAAATCAATACTGCCAGGCTGATCAGGCCTATCAAAATCAAACCGCGGCGGAATCGCAGCAATAAATCAAAAAAATTTGCGCTTGCCTCCACTACTATTAAGCATACGACTTCGAATGAGGCATTCTTGACCGGCGCATACGCCGTTTTGAAACGCGAGTCAGCAATCACGCGCACCGCCGAAGCGCTGATGGCGCCGCCCCAGGCTGCAGCAACTTCGGCGCTGTCTTCACGCAAATAAAGCACCTCCCGTCCCGACGGAAAAAGTTCCGGATCGCTGCTCGCCAGCACACGCAGATCCCGATCGACAAGATACATTTGCTGCACCTCGATCTCCTCCGGCAGGCGTTCGAGCAGGGGCTGCACCAACAAGCGCGCGCTGAATTGCTGCCCA
This window encodes:
- a CDS encoding sigma-54-dependent Fis family transcriptional regulator, translating into MNDYRILIVDDEARMCAVLKAALEPEGYAIATATSGTAAINALDTHAFELVLTDLKMGEPGGMEVLRLAKQRHPQCEVILMTAYATAQTAVDAMKNGAYDYIIKPFELDELKLKIRRLADRNALVEENRSLKNELKQRYAVENMIGKSGAMQEVYKMIHKVAPSDATVLIRGESGTGKELVAQAIHYLSPRADRPFVTINCAALPENLLESELFGYEKGAFTGADKRKPGLFEVAGEGTIFLDEIGEITPAIQVKLLRALQNRQIIHLGGTEPIAIRSRTIAATNRDLETGLKSGMIREDFYYRINVFPITIPSLRRRLEDLPDLISHFLAKAGKNPEAITAEAMEKLRLYMWPGNVRELENVIERSLIMAGDQAITVTDLPPHIQGIQKLPTSFDIPEEGINLEDMERRLIHRAIEKAGGNKSRAAKLLGITRRKLYSMLERLG